The Gemmatimonadota bacterium genome has a segment encoding these proteins:
- a CDS encoding metallophosphoesterase: MIIGFIGDIHGRACHALAILLTWQSMRKKRFDLVVQVGDLGVMPLPQSGEIPYDRFSQWDPAVYDLCSLILAEGPDARIARDTRSQLTSSILVVAGNHDEFSDIRNSIETKSSVPIPLDPHGLFECVPDGFTLEVGKETIGFCEGGDPEALQHNYPKSIDILVSHEGGFGVGADADNLAEGPQALLEYLRTSRPRYHVFGHFHHPVAPRKVYETECIQIASIVSNPRDPTLQVINEGCIGALDTETGDFEFVSGDWLSTYKRDEGFQLLADAINKTSTLLC; the protein is encoded by the coding sequence TTGATTATAGGTTTCATAGGTGATATACACGGACGTGCATGCCATGCCCTTGCCATTCTCCTGACCTGGCAGTCAATGCGAAAAAAGCGATTTGACCTTGTCGTTCAAGTTGGCGATTTGGGGGTTATGCCACTACCGCAGAGCGGTGAGATTCCCTACGATAGATTCTCCCAGTGGGATCCGGCTGTGTACGATTTGTGTAGCCTCATCCTGGCAGAAGGGCCAGATGCACGAATCGCACGCGATACACGGTCACAATTAACATCTTCGATCCTTGTAGTAGCAGGCAATCACGACGAATTCTCTGATATTCGAAATTCTATAGAGACAAAATCTTCTGTACCCATTCCACTTGACCCGCATGGTCTCTTCGAGTGCGTACCAGACGGTTTCACACTTGAGGTTGGAAAGGAGACGATTGGCTTTTGTGAAGGAGGAGACCCAGAGGCTCTTCAACACAACTACCCAAAGAGTATAGATATTCTCGTTTCACATGAAGGAGGATTTGGAGTTGGTGCCGATGCTGATAACCTCGCCGAAGGGCCTCAGGCTTTGCTCGAATATCTGAGGACATCAAGACCGCGTTACCATGTATTTGGGCACTTTCACCATCCAGTCGCCCCGAGAAAAGTGTACGAGACGGAGTGCATTCAGATTGCCAGCATAGTGAGCAACCCCAGAGACCCAACATTGCAGGTTATAAACGAAGGATGTATTGGTGCGCTCGATACAGAGACCGGAGATTTTGAATTTGTGAGCGGAGATTGGCTAAGCACCTATAAACGTGACGAGGGATTCCAATTGCTTGCTGACGCTATAAATAAAACATCAACGCTTCTTTGTTAA
- a CDS encoding GNAT family N-acetyltransferase has product MKKLTVYSHTERPDLREQTWDSRTNWPEFIFHAEGPKEITAQLLEKFPQFQLYYCESEDQLAAYSIAIPIPWTGHDEDLPEGWTPALELGLREGIQDPTTLCALGVDIRPDRQGQGYSREILLAMKHTADCHGFSFLIAPVRPTFKDRYPLTAIDDYIAWKREDGQPFDPWIRVHWKIGGRIARAAPKSMSVRGTVDDWEKWTDMSFPTSGEYVVPGALALVSIDRENNCGYHEEPNVWIIHDV; this is encoded by the coding sequence GTGAAAAAGTTGACCGTGTATTCGCATACCGAGCGACCCGACCTGCGAGAGCAGACATGGGATTCCCGAACGAACTGGCCCGAGTTCATATTTCATGCCGAGGGGCCCAAGGAGATAACAGCTCAGTTACTCGAGAAGTTTCCCCAATTTCAACTATATTATTGCGAATCTGAGGATCAATTGGCTGCCTATAGTATCGCAATCCCCATCCCGTGGACCGGTCATGACGAAGACTTACCAGAAGGCTGGACACCAGCGCTGGAATTGGGCTTGAGAGAAGGAATACAGGACCCTACAACTCTCTGCGCGTTGGGGGTCGATATAAGGCCAGATCGCCAGGGACAAGGGTACAGCCGAGAAATTTTGCTGGCCATGAAGCACACTGCTGACTGCCATGGATTCTCATTCCTCATCGCGCCGGTACGACCGACATTCAAGGACAGATACCCGCTTACAGCAATTGACGATTACATAGCGTGGAAACGAGAGGATGGGCAGCCCTTTGATCCATGGATCCGAGTACATTGGAAAATTGGAGGTCGGATTGCACGGGCGGCACCGAAATCAATGTCTGTCCGAGGTACAGTCGATGATTGGGAGAAATGGACGGACATGTCCTTCCCAACATCGGGAGAATACGTCGTTCCAGGAGCACTGGCACTTGTCTCAATTGACCGAGAAAACAACTGTGGCTATCACGAAGAACCCAATGTGTGGATTATACATGACGTGTGA
- a CDS encoding methyltransferase domain-containing protein, with protein sequence MDKDGVVIEYLDKILPSGLVIDIGAGNGYTAASLTRNNRKVIPYEPSNNMIDRNQALPWVRGIAQELPFRSNSFEGAYATWAYFFPAIGYGKEGLEELIRVIKPQGPICIVDNAGDDEFCGLFERDISSDSSWWYKRGFESHILETSFKFDSIEEAQELLSFYWTLNGRKPGSEVDIEIEYKVVVFIGKK encoded by the coding sequence ATGGATAAAGATGGCGTCGTCATTGAGTACCTCGATAAAATCTTGCCTTCTGGCCTGGTGATTGACATTGGAGCGGGAAATGGATATACGGCAGCTTCGCTAACCAGAAATAATAGAAAGGTTATACCCTATGAGCCGTCCAATAATATGATTGATCGAAATCAAGCCCTACCCTGGGTCAGAGGTATTGCACAGGAGCTTCCTTTCCGATCGAACTCTTTTGAGGGAGCCTATGCTACATGGGCGTATTTTTTCCCTGCTATAGGATATGGAAAAGAGGGATTAGAGGAATTGATCAGAGTAATCAAGCCTCAAGGTCCGATCTGCATTGTAGATAATGCAGGAGATGACGAATTCTGTGGTCTTTTTGAGCGCGATATTTCCAGTGATTCATCCTGGTGGTATAAGAGAGGTTTTGAGAGTCATATTTTGGAGACCAGTTTTAAGTTTGACTCCATAGAGGAAGCCCAGGAGCTTCTGTCATTTTATTGGACGCTCAACGGGCGCAAACCAGGTAGCGAAGTAGATATCGAGATTGAGTATAAAGTGGTAGTTTTCATAGGAAAAAAATGA